The genomic DNA ACACATTTTTGTCTAacttcttttaattctaattataCTCGACTTGAAtctggagaaaaagaagaaaaatatatatctctattttctgttgcctcCATTGTACAGGGGGACTGTGActataaacaggaaaatgatcagggaagaggttaaagtggattcagcaggtggaggaAACCTAGAATCAGCTGTAGTggctcagtgtggggaaaagaatcagAACTCAGTCATTTCGATTGAGAactccagtagattttcttagtgtgcagctgacctgctgctctttgtggacgTACACAGctgaattcaaccagatgtcagcagatgtttcatgagttgGCTGATTTCATCCTGTACACTGACAGTACGCTGTTTATGCTGTCTGTTTTCTAGATTGTATAAAGTTTGtatgaaggtggaattcagtgaatgaatcTCAATCTCTGGATGACATAATGACACCAGCTGAACTCATGAATGAATCTAACGATGTCTGAAAATGCTGCTTATAACTGTGGAAACTTAAACTGCATTGGTGGCACAAAAGCCTGATCAACTTccacagggctcgcaaaatcgctagcccgacatcccggggctagcgaacaaagaaaatctttccacaaaacggaaaagttatgacaaatcagactataaggcaaaaagaaagtgcagctttatggtttcatggacaaaagaatttctgtggctgcaatatgacaagctaaataaccaggggtgcacatatgtggtccgcaggtgcgcattcgctgtcaaaataaaaaaaaaacgcacaccagataagaagttgcaacgcgcgtttgcgtgcATAAGATCTTCTGGAGGAGtacagacatttgttcagaactcttaaagatgttgaagaagctcctttaagcaattacttcggtgttcctccacctccaaagaaatgtcagaaggagtccgaaccacaaaagaagcgcgttgTCAGGGGTTGTGTGTGGAGGCGTGGAAGAgatgacccaaacgcaggactcacggtgcagaaatgatgaggatttATTGGAGCGGGTGAATGAACAAAGCAGGAAAGGCAGAACTGACTAGCTGACTGAAAGACTAAGTGGCTGGCTGAATAACTGAGCACTAACGGGAACGACAAcataacatcaatgacacgacaacGATCAGATGgaactgaggacttaaatacacaggttGAATGATGACAATGATTGGAAACAGGTGAGTACAGGGATGAACATAGTCTGACTAACGACACAAGCTGACATgggaaaaaacaggaagtgagaacgTAAACGTggcaaactgaactgaacatgaacaaactgaatcactgggtcaacgacccaggaaccctgacatgcgtattctcggaaaagtggctgcaggaggtgagctggcttcaaacaaatgatgaacgcacagagatgtggtgcagaatgtgccgtgaaaatcccactctagcggacaaaaacagtgccttttatatggacgcaacttcttatctggtgcgcgtcttttattttgacagcgaatgcgcacatgcggaccactcaTGTGCACCCgtttaaataacataatgttctgccgggtgtgttgttggtttccctcgatttctgagtcgacaagcgcctttgtcactgggaccagtaattttaagaaaggcccccattagaacctatgagaaatgcaagaaatgcattattgctcagtctgcaatatctttcccagaacaaacaccaattgcaaataacatactacaaataaacctgaaaaatctgtttagaacagcgtactgtgttgcaaagagtgaactaccaccgGTAAGATTTAGGAGCcattgcaaacttcaaaaagcaaatggcctagatcttggttccacttacTTCTTACCCGTGACTTCAGTggaaattcaggatctgacacataatgattcatgttctacagttcttacaagttcatagaaatttctgttcaattagaaccaaatatttgagttgatgattgtaatttttatacaatgttgtgatttgtgtttcagcaattttttgattaatgttttgtttccgttacaatattatactttaatgtataatattgtaacggaaacaaaacaggaaactaaaccTCAATCAAAacattgctctcttttttattcgggctacttaaatttattttgggctaccaaaaactgaagagtccctgcccgaagggctaccagggattttgattttgcgagccctgttcCAGCTTGAATCTTTTCCATCAGCAACATCTTTGTATTACTCAACAGAACTCTTGCTGAGCTGCCTCTCTGTGACCAGCTGCATCTCCTACAGAAAACTGAGGATTATTTATTATGGTGAAAATGTCTTTATCTGTATATCTGTAAGGTTACAGACACAGTCATCGCTGTCAAAGACTGCAGGAAACGTTATTCCAACATCCGAGTTACTTTTAAAGTGGCAGCTGTCCTGGTTTGACCAATAAAGCTCACAAGAAGAATTCATCCAAATAATCAAAATGAAGTTGAATAAAACATTCAAGCCTTTAATGGTGAACGTGAATAAAAGAAATGGTACAGGAACAAAGATCTGAaagctgctttgcaacattCTCAGTACGCCACGCAAATTCAAACCTTTGAGATATTAAATCAGATCATTTTAAAGTCTACCTGAGCGAAGCTGTTTGATGCGCCCGTCGCTGCTGCTGATATTCACAGGAAGCATGTCCTTGAACCACGAGATCTCTGGGTCTGGGTTTCCACTGGCAGCGCACAGCATTGTGGCAGTTCTGCTTTTTTCAACAACTTTAAGCTGGGGACCCATATCAATGGAGGGAAAGTCATGGGGGATGTTGTTCTCTGAAAAATGCAAAAGGCAGGTTTAGTACAACCACAGACCCTGAGAGCACCACAGACAGACTGATGATTACTGTTGTGATCACAAGTCGAAAACTGTTGTGAGAGGAGCTGACTGCAGCAAATATGTTGAGCTGGTAAAGACAAAGACAGCAAATATATTTCAGCTGCTACAGGCCACAAAATTAGTGCAAGAGCAGAAGATACCAAAGAGTGATACTTTAgatctgctgctctttgtgatgAGGAAGTAGAATTGTGTTTGTAACTGATGATAATGGTGAGTTATCAACAACACAAGAAGTCTGAAGTTTAGAAAGAAGAAGGATCATTTCAGTCTGCCTCTGATGAGTACGAAGCTGCCTTAGGCTTACAGTACAGCAACTAACCAATAACCCATTTTATGATAATCAATGTAACAGAACAACAGAATACAGAACTTAAACCAAAATTTATgattcatgttttctttccctGAAACACTAACCCTAAACTGATGTCCTACTCGTTTAGTCCCTCTTTAAACTCTGGCactctcctgtttttttttctggtgtttgtttgtttgtttgtttgtttgtttgtttgtttgtttgtttgtttgtttgtttgttggggGGGTCGcagtatttcatatattttgatCATTTAAATCATGTGATTCTTTtagaagacatttttaaaaatgtcttctaAAAGAAATTCTCCTGCTATTCTCCTTATTAAATGTGAGAAAACCACCATGGAAATCTGCATCTGCAAATTTGTAATTGTAATATGTTTGTCTGAAAAAGGTCTCTATTTTAAATGATGCATTGAGTCTCAATGTGACCTGTatacataaatgtaaataaataaaataaaacatttggtCTTCATTGAATCTGACATACACGGTGTATTTCATTGACGTCAGTGGAAACCATAAGCATTACTTTctcattaataattaaataattaataataattaatttgtGACAATAATACCAGGTGTCCACAGATTTTGGAGGTGTTGCATGAAtgaatatttgctttttttttctttgtttttttttttttttggggggggggggggggtaataaaatcttaaaaaatcCACAGTAGAAGAAAAAGTTTTAAATAGGACCACagtgaaagtttaaaaaaaaaaaaaaaacaggatccATCTTACCCTCCAGCACTTCAAGTCTGGCACTGACGTTGACCTCGCCTGCACTATTACTGGCGATGCACGTGTAAATGGCTGCATCTCTGTCTACGCGCAGCGGCTGGATCCGCAGCACCGACCCCAAACCTCCATCAAATTCAATCACCTAGAAGAGCCACAGTAAACGGGAGGAGAGTTATTTTTCAAggcttcttttccttttcaaaaaCGTTCGCTTCATTACAAGATTTCAATAAAATCCAGTCGTCCTTGCAGATTACACAgagctttgtctttcttatgtcaaagtaattaaataaatgtttataataaataaacaaacagcgTGATTCACTGTGGGGGCTCTGTGAATTAGTTTTTATGCTTAGCAATGCTAGAGGCATGCATCAGCACCCACCTCAAATCGCTGGCTGCTGATCTTCTTGCCTATCTTGAACCAGGTGATTGTGGGTTTTGGCTCTCCTGTGGCCTGGCACACAAATGAAGCAACTCCACCCGAGATGCCCGTCTGATTCACAGGAAATGTGATGAAACTTGGAAGGCCTGATGAAGATGACGTGACAGGACAAATAAATTACTGACAGACACGGAGGTTCAGAGTGATGGGAGACCTTATCTGTGGGTGTCACTATTCTCCACACACAGGACACCCTGAGAAAACCCAGAGAAGCGCTGCTGCTTCACCTGCAGCTCAGTCATGAGACACACGtccagtctgtgtgtgagtgtcacattcttgtctttgttttgaCACAGTgtttaaagcaaaacaaagtttATCATTccaaaagaaatgttttgtatAACAATGAAACACAATTTTGTgtgatcaggtgactgactgagcATCTCCCAAAATTAGGAAAAAGCCACTACTATGTTATAACGCTGCACCATTTCAGagacagctgtgtgcagatcaacaatggataatatatcgagtgtgggagagtatgagcgtgtagcgtttaaagcgtggaagtactgaccttactttgagtttgattccataaaaagtgacaaaaacattagtgtccgttgtgcgtgggaagaaaacttctttttacagcgaaaaaaaccccctAAACCTCCAGGCAAGCAGCGAGTGCGCTACGACATAATgagaaattcacagagaaactcgcggattcttccactgaccgctgcagcacacctgcaccagggtaaacctccgcctgccccactcctgctttacaggtgaaaatagagcaacgggaccgctagtctttgattttatttattttctgctgtgttttacttgcatctatttgaaagactgagtgtaaacacaaaaaaaatattttattttatgagctggaatgtgcagaaaataggtttaaatgttaaacaaatttcttccagtcagagaatgttgcatagaatttaatgtttgcttgatgcataaagttaaaaggttaaaactaataaaacaagttttaaaaagagacttttccattatattttatatgatggattatgcagaaaaagtagaattgggctgaaagatctatcactttattacctattcaggttgtaaattgtgtttttaaaaagtaactaagtaattaattacttttataaataagtaatcagtaaagcaacgggattactttttgggggaagtaatcagtaattagttactgattacttttttcaagtaacttgaccaacactggttcTAAGTAGGTTTTAAAAAACCGAAATCAACATCTTTTTAGTCTAAAGAAGTTTAGGAAAACCTTTTAAATGTATGACCTGACATCTTAGACACAACAAAAGACAACATAATACATGCTTTAAAGGATGGAGCAGTTCCCATAGTCAggtgggaaacaggaggggTTGGGCTCTATGACCCTATGACAGCACTATAGGTGAGGTCCCCAACCCTGTCCCCACAGGGCGGTGCTGCCTGCCTGTCTCTGACACCCAGAGGTACCACAAAAGTAAAAGTCTAATGGAGCGCTTTCTGCTGTGCAGTGTGAATCTTTTCTACACACTGGACGGCATGAAGGTTTGTTCTCTTCATGTAATCAGTCAAAGTGCAACAAATTATTGCAATAAGTTGAACATTAGTTATCTATATCATTCctttaaaccaggggtgtcaaactcaaatacacagtgggccaaaatcaaaactggaacaaagtcgcgggctaacattaatatttattgaaaaaaaaaatcttcctccagatataagaatgaatcttttcttatggactcaaacaagttttgctgaaaaactgaatatggaacaagcaaagcttaatactaaacaatatatatattagctgtataataccagtaggccagctctaatagtaatttggtatggcttcgcgggccaaatgtaattaggctgcgggccaaatttggcccgcgggccagagtttgacacctatgcTTTAAATGAACAGAGATccttgaaatctgctgcaggtGAGCCACTGATCACTGCACTAATTACAGCATAAAACGGACTTTGTGTCAAAATACTCATGAAGCTTAATGTTTTATTGGATGATGATAAAGCTAAGGTGTAACAGTGTGAGGACACTTACTCTCTCCCAGAGACGAGAACAGCATGCAGCTGAGGGAAAACAGGACCAGCAGCCCCCCTTTGGGCAGATGGGACCCTGCCAGGTGAATATTACACACCATGTTACAAACTGTTTCTGCTCAGTCACCGTCTGGCCACGTCCCAATATGTCAAGGTCAAAGACAAACACCTGAGACAGCAAACACATGCAGAAGAGAGGTACAGAGCAATCAAGCACAAAAGCTGTTCAAAACATTAAGGGAGGAGCCAGAGAGTTGATTCTGTTCTAACTTGATATTCTGtatgttgtgttttcagtgggagaaacatttaaCTCACCTATGCGACTTCTTCAGCCTTAGAGACTGAAAACGCAACATCAACATGCAAAGAATCAACTTTATGGGATTTCCTTCCCTCtgtgattgagcatgcatcaggaCACTGAGGGAagactctgctcagaaacataAACCACTATGAATCCATTTCAGCTGCATTGGTGCGAATTCGAGTAACAACATGTATACTGAGAAAACAAGAACAAGGCAAAGCCCCATAATGGTAACGCTCTGCTCTTATCCCTCCTCCTGACTTTTCTCTGGTTTACTTTTTGTTAttgtcctcctctctgctgaTGGCATGAGACAGTATCTGCAGCCCAGTCAAGCTCCACAGGTTTTctgcagggaggaagaggaggagcgtTGCCAGAGCCCTACAAAGTGACCTCCACCTACTGAAGCAACTGAGGCATGTTTCTGAGGGTACTCGGGTCTATACtcagcacatgtgacagacatGAAGGAGTCTGGAGGCACAAACATGACCAGTTTGGTGGTGGTCAGTGATGGCCTGGTGAAATGAATGGTTGTGTTAGGCTGTGGAAGAAGATCTCAGAGCATCTTTGTGACCTCAAAGAGTGAAATGGAAATCAGTGATATCGATGCTGActttatatttcttccatttgtgtaAATTTTGGACTCTGTTCTCTCATTGATCACACTCAGCATACCATCAGGTGTCTCACTGTCTGTGCAGGTGGAGGGAGCAGAGCAGTCACAATGCCAGAAATGTGGTGATCATAGAATTACACAATACACCATACCTGACtctcacacagtcacagaaaaaAGATGATCACAGGTACATAAGTATCAAGTTATTTAAGtctttttaaatcactgctgcatttatttaaatatttccaCTATCAATAATTTTGTtgcagaaacattttgtcacatggTTAAAAATTGTTTAACTCAAAAAGTCTCAAGACTTCAGAgaagttttacattttctgatTATAATTTGGGACACAGATGTTGAAATAATGCGGATACTTGTCAAAGCGGA from Pelmatolapia mariae isolate MD_Pm_ZW linkage group LG18, Pm_UMD_F_2, whole genome shotgun sequence includes the following:
- the LOC134616208 gene encoding receptor-type tyrosine-protein phosphatase F-like, which gives rise to MVCNIHLAGSHLPKGGLLVLFSLSCMLFSSLGESLPSFITFPVNQTGISGGVASFVCQATGEPKPTITWFKIGKKISSQRFEVIEFDGGLGSVLRIQPLRVDRDAAIYTCIASNSAGEVNVSARLEVLEENNIPHDFPSIDMGPQLKVVEKSRTATMLCAASGNPDPEISWFKDMLPVNISSSDGRIKQLRSGALQIENIEESDQGKYECVATNSLGVRYSGPANLYVRARRVPPRFSILPSSQEVMAGDSVSLTCVAVGSPMPYIKWTMGPVDLTKEDDMPIGRNVLELTNIQESANYTCVAMSSLGIIEATVQVTVKGQDADPLITG